The genomic region GAAAAAGGTAGCCACTGCTCGCCAATGGCCGGGTTCATCACGCAGACGTGATTCCCCTTACGCCAGGCCAGCAGCACGTAGTGGCTCGCCCCGTAATGGAGAATGGCTGGCAGCGGCAGATCGCTCAGTTCATCATGTTCAAACAGCACGGGCGTCGTCGCGATCCCAAGACGCGCGAGGATGCCCATCAGCGTATCCAGCGACGTGCCGTGATCGGACGCCGGAAAAATATCGCGAAGCGTTTCCAGCGACACGGTTTGCCCCTGCGTTTGTGCCAGCATCGCCACGCACGCCAGTCCGCATTCGTTGGTTTCTTCCTGAAAAATCAAATTCGGGATCGTGGTTTTCATTTTTATAGTTAGTGATTAATAAAGTAGAGAGAGTGGCTGTGCCAAAGTAACCAATCCTGCGGGTGCTCCCGCAGCGTGGATTCAATAATGCCGGGCAGTGCGCTGGCGACCTGCTTGCTGGCAACCGGGGGATGAATATGGATGCGCAAGCCGTTGTCATAGCTGAGGTGATAAAACACCACTTGCGCTGAAATCACCCCCGCCAGTCGCACGACGCCATTGTGCAATTTCGCGCTGCGACCAAATAAACGGCACGGCAGTTTCGCCGCCAGCGCACCTTCGGCCTGAAGGGTGTAGTCGGGTGAGATATCCGGAAAAATCACCATATTTTCCTGACCGGTGGCGACATCGGTGACGAGCTTCATCAGGTTGCCAGCAAGCGCTCTGTTCTCCTGATGGATAGAACAGTAAGAAAGCGCAATGCCGCCGAGCGCGCGGGTTTGCGCGTTATAAAGCTCAGCGCTGGAAGACACCACCACACTCGCCCGCCCCGGCGTGACGCAGGCGGCGACCATGGCGGCCAGCACGTCAGACACGGTATGCAGCGGTGCCAGGATATACGGCGTTTTTTGCTGATGTAACGGCGCGATCACGGCATCAAGCTCTGCCGCACAGCCGCGAATTTGCTGCAACACCGCTGGGTTTTGCCCCCAGGTTGCAGCTTCTTCTAACAGACGACGGCGAACGGCAATCCAGGTTGCGTTCACCCGCCCTGCCTGCCCCGTCAGGCAGCGATAATTTTCGTTCGCCACCGCGTTCTGTAAACGAAACGGTCGTCCCACCAACCGTAGCGCACACAGCCCTTTTGTCACCGCCAGAATCAGAGGCAGATGTCCATAGCGCAGGATTTTGCGCAGCGCTAACAGCGTAGTGCGCGAAAAATAGCGGCGCGCGGCGACCAGTGTCTCCGCGCTGTTTTTAAAACTGAATACGCCCCAGATAATGAAAAATCTGACCACGAGTCTTATTTATCCTGTTTCAGCAATTGCAGCATTCGCTGCGCAAATTGAGGGAACTCGCTATCCTGAGCCACGACATAGCGTTTATTGATAATAAACATCGGTGTCGCATTAATAGCGTAGTGGTCGGTAATCGCAGCCATATAGCTGAGCCGTTCTTTAACCGCCGCACTCTGGCGGACCGCATTAAATTTTGCGCTATCGATATTATTCTTCGCTAACCAGGCGTCCAGCGCCTTTTGCTCGGTAAGATTAACGTTGCGGGTAATAATGGTATTGTAAGCGCTATCGCGGATGTTTTTTTCAATACCCATTTCTTCCAGCGTGGCAAAAATTGGCGCATATTGGGCCAGTCCATTACTGTCGCTGGCGATATGAATAGAGGTAAATGTGCTGCCCGGCGGTAAACTACGCGAAAACTCCGCCAGATTTTCTTCGTTGGCGGCACAATAATGGCAACCATAGGACATGACTTCGATAATACTTCGTTCTTCTTTGATCGGACTATTGCTAATTTGTTCCGCACTGACTTCACGAAAAGCCTGGGTTTGTGAATCGTCCGTCGAAAAAGTATTAAAAACAAAAAGGTGATAACACAGCACCGTTATCAGCGATGAAGTCACGATCAGAAACAGCGAATAGCTAATAATCGTAATACGTTTAAAATGAGTTGCCATAATATTCTCACAACGGGACAGAAAGGCCTGGAGGATATCGCCCCCAGGCCAGGACCGATTAAAAACGGTTAGGAATACCACCACACTTGCTGGCATCAGCATTTTTCATGGTGGTTGTAGTGCCGTGTTTATCCTTACAGGTGGTCAGCTCTTTACAGGAAGTCACGCCGCCAATGGTCACGTTCTGGTAGCTGGTAGAGCAGGTTTTGCAGGTACCGCCAACAATGTGAGCAGTTTCGATAGCAGTTAATTTCTTCATCTCTGTTTTCCTTACTGTGGTTTAAATAGGGTGTAATCATTTACACCGTGCGATCGGCGGACAATTCCACCGAAAACGACTTCTTTCGCTCAGGGCATAATGCCTTTGAATGCGGAAAATAACGCGATGTTATTCCGGATATTCAGTTTCTTCATTAAGTGCCGTTTGATATAGCTCAGGCGACGAACGTCGATGTTCGTCTCCCCGGAAATCTGGGAAAGCGACTTGCCTTTAAATATTTCCTCCATCAACCACCACTCATTGCCGGAAATAGAATGCGACGATTCTCCGTTATGCAGCGTTCGTCGCGTATAATTCACCAGCGAATAGCTAAAACAACTCTTTTGCTGTCGTTTAGCAAATAAGTCATGGAAAAATGGTGTAATATGCTCCAGTTCTTCACTTTTTAATAACCAGTGCGCCATCGGCAGCAAGGCATACAGAGCAAAAAAGAGCGGCATATTATGTTCGCTTAACAAAATAACCAGGTTTTTATTTTTATGCTCATAAAAATCGTTCATGAGTTGTAATGCGCGAAACCGCTCACGCGGTAAACTGTCCAGATCGCAGAGGATCCACTGACAGCAATCGTCACTCACCTTCACTTGCAACTGTTCAATTAACTGAAAATAATCGTCCGTTGAGGAATAGAAAATTTCAGAACGGTCGGCAAGTACACCGGTAATAACGGTTTTTATTCCCTGCGAATAAAAGAAATTTTTATCGTAGAGGAAACACTGATATACCATGCCTCAATTCCCTGTTGACACCGCTATTGATAGTTCAATGTGTAATTTGCCGTCGCGGTGAAAGGTCCGGTTGCTAATGTCCCGTTGGCTAAAGCCACTGGCTCCGCTTCAACAAACGCCTTAAAGTTCAGCTGCAGGATCGTGTCGTTGATTGGCGCAGGTGTGGTTGCGATGTTCAAACGAACGGGCGTGTCATCGGCTTCCAGCAACCCAATTCCCACTCCGCTGGCGTTGCCCGGTGCAGATGCCGTGATCTGCAATCTGTCCGCCAGTTCTGCATTCGGGGTTCCGCTAAACGTCACTGTGACGGTACTAAGTACGCTCGGGTTGCAGTCCTGCAATTTAATCGTGAACGGAATCGGCGTTGTTTTCCCGTTGATATACAATGACTTTGTGGAAATATTGCCAAAATCAACGGGCACCCTTTCTGACTCCGGAGCGATACTGCATGGATAAGCCACCACCACGCCTTTAAAGCTGAGGTCGCCGCCAATGAGTTCGCCCAGCGCCCATGCAGATTGCGAGGATAACGTCGTCAGCAAAATGGCGAGGGCGATCGTCATACGGTTCATATTCCCTCCTTACTGGAATTCAGCCACAATCGTGGCAGAAGCGTGAAATTCACCTTCCGGGATAACAGAGGTGGCGCTTCTGGCTACCGGCGCGGCAATCAGGTTCCAGTCCCCTTCGTTATTGGCAAACCCCGGTACGTCATAGAACGTATTGGGAATCACCGGCGTACCGTGGCTGTCGCGCAGCGCAATGCCCAACTCGGAGCGATCCACCGTCCCCTGCGTACTCAGGTACTTTCCGTCGACGAAGGCCGGGTTCGCCTGCTGGATGCCCAGCTTGATGTTCAGCGCGCCCTGGGCAAAACTGCCACCTTCACACTTCACGTGAATCGGCACGTTCTCGCTGTAGTTGGTGCCGTTCAACCGACTGCCCGTTCCGGGGATCGTTTTGAAGTCGACGACAATCGGCGTTCCCTGGTTGATCTTGCATTTGTCCGGCACAGTGATCACCCCAGAGGCGATCGTCACGCGTGACAACGGCGTACTTCCCATCGGTCCAGGTCCCAGGCGGCCAAACAGTCTGGCGATCTCAGACCCGCGCAGGTTCACGCCGTTGATAATGGGCTTGGTGATCATAAAGGTCACCTTCCCGCGCGCGCCGGAGGCAAACTGGTTTTGCAGGATCGTGCTGGGCACGTTGCAGTAGTTCTGGTTCACGTCATTCGAGACGTTTTCAAACGGCACAGTCTTGTACTGTTGCAGGTTACCGCCGATGTAGATCTCAATTTTGACGTCCATGTAGTCGTTGAGCTTGAGAAAACCTGCGGTCATGCCGGACTGGGTTAACGTCGCCTGCGCGGAGAAATAGACCGGCTGATTGGACATTGGCTGCGAGCAGTAAGCACGGCCCTGAAACATCCCCGCCAGGTCAAATTCATCCACCACGGTCGCACCGGGCTGGTTGGAAGTAATATCGTGATTCTCAATGTTAATCAGATAGTCATAGGTTCCATTGACTGGCTCAATCTCGCCATCCACGGCCAAGGCCGCGCCCGGCAGTGCGAACATACTCAGCGCCAGAAAAGCAGGCGTTTTTCGGCATAACAGGCCAGACAATTTCATCACTGATACTCCATTTTCAGGCGAACCAGGCTGTGAAAATCACCGGCGCTGACGTGTTGCCCGGTTGATTCCAGCGAAGCCATAAAATTCATTTCACTGTCCCCAGGATTAATCAGCCAGGGAGCGTGGGTCTGCCCCACATTAAGCGCATTTCCACCGTGGTCCAGCAAACGCACGCCTGCGCCGCGCGAACTGCCCGTGGTTTGTAACAACTGGGAATTATTGACATCCGGTTCGCCAACAAACGACATCTGTACCGCCTGCTCGCCGGTGCTGTAGGCGCGCCAGTCGTTACCGGTGGTACGAGAGGCAATGCTTCTGCGCCCTTGTGATGCGCCCTTCAGACAATCTTTCAGATAGACCTTGAAGCGCACGGGCTCACTGCGATCTCCGGCCTGACGAAAGCGCTGGGCGCTGATCTCACCCATCTCGACGTCCTGAATACGTCCCTGCGTCATCAGCACACAAGGAGAGGCGAAAACCGAGCCGTGAAACCGGACAATGCCGCTATCTTCACTGGCATGACCCTGAGCGCGATGTTGGGACTGCGCCGGAACATCCGCCCAGCTTTGAAACGCGACGCCCAGCGCCAGAAGGGCAACATAGGGAAAAGGATTTTGCATTGTCAGGTTCCTTCTTGATTAGCCCTGCTGTGCAGGCGGCAACGCTTTACAGGTATTGCCATCGCAACGATATTTCAGTTCCGGATGGCCGCCATAATCATTCACGTACATCATGGAGAACTGGCCTACACCGCCTTCCGTCACCGCAAACTGCTGACTGGACTTTGGTGCAATCATGATCCCCGGGAAACGGGTGATCTTCTGTCCGGCGCCTTTCGACAGCCCAAGGATCGTGATGTAGTAAGGCGTCGGGTTTTGGGCGGTCATCTGGTTGCCGTTTTTATGGAAGACCACCTGGTCCTGCCAGACTTCGCTTTTACTCTTCGGGATCACGGCTGCCGGGCGGTAAAACAATTTGATGCGCGACTGCATGGCTAACTGCAACGTGTTCGGCTTATCCGGCTTCGGCGGGATCTCTCTGACGTTGAGGTAAAACAGGCTCTCGCGATCCTGCGGCAGCTTCTCAATGCCTGCCGTTTTGGTCACGCGTGCGATCCCTTTCTGCCCACCGTTGATCCGCTGTAACGGCGGTAACACAATCAGCGGCGACGTGATTTTTTTACCGTTCTCGTCTTCCACCCACGATTGCGCCAGGAAAGGGATCTCTGGGCTGGTGTTAGACAGATTCGCACTCGACGATGCATCTTTTTCCGTAATAATGACGCGAGTACGATCCAGGGAGACCCCCGCTTGCGCATGGCCCGCAATCGTACCCAGCACCAACGCCGCCATCAGGTATCCGTTATGTCTTTTCTTGCTCATTTTTGGCCTTTTATTACAGTGAGATAACTCGTTCTTGCTGCGCTTAACGACACGGCAATAATGTGTCCGGACGTGAACCCTCCGCGCCGGGCGGTATCGTGACCTTGCACTGCTGCTTCCCGCCCCACATCACGTTCAGTGTTTCGTTGGCGTTCACACCCGCAAGCCAGGCCTGCCCGTCTTCCAGAACCATCGCGACGCTGACGCCATCGGCGTTGTAAATTTCTGCGCCAAACGGCGGTACGCTTCCGTCGGCAAGGCGCAGAGTGCCCATCATCTTCATCCCTTTCGCCATACCGAAGGCCTGGTAACCAATGGCCCCTTCGGTGAGAGTCGTCGTGCTGATGGCTTTTGACGGTTCGATATCGTTGGCCATCGCATCCACATCCACGCGGGTATCGAAGCTGTTGTAACTCACCACATCCGGTACGACGGCGATGCCGAAACGGTTGGTTCGCGACTTCTCGCCGTTGAGCGGCACGCCACCAATGCCGTTGGTATCCACCATTACGCGGGCGGTATTGATCGTCGCGCCGCTGTTGTGCATCGCCGCGCCATGCCGGGTGGCGGTAAAGCCGCCGCGCAGAGTCGTGCTCAGCGCCATGTACTCGTTTTGCTGGTAGCTGGCGTTGGTGTTGATTTCGGCAAGTTGTGAACGATGCTGGTAGTAGCCATCGACGCTCACGTTGCCGTCCTGGCTGGCGCCTGCACGAATACGCCACAGGTTGTTGTAATCGCTGTTGTCGGTGTACGACGCCATCGGGCTGGTTCTGCCGTTGTTGGTCTGAACATCCAGCCCCGCCCACTTGTTGTCGCCAATCGGCACGGAGAGGGAGAAAGAGATGGAGTCATCCTTGCGCCCTTTGTAGTCGGTACGGTAGGCAGAAAGGTTAGCCGTGATACCGCTGATGGCGCCTATACGGAAAGAACGTCCCATCGACATGCCGTAACGATCCTGGCTGCGTCTGTCCCAGTAGTTCTGGTGCGTCCAGGTGAGAAAAACGGTGGTTGCCATGCTGGGATCATCGGCCCAGAACGTTTTATTACCGGTGATGGTGTAGAGCTCTTTTTCCCGGCCGATATGGTCATAGCCCTGATAACGCTCGTCGAGGTATTGCGCCATCGTGCGGAAATCTTCCTGCGAGAAGCGATAGCCCGCGAAGGTGATGGAGCTGTTGTAGTCATCAAACGTTTTGGCGTAGCTCAGTTTGTAAGAGGTGCCTTTCAGACGTTCGCCGTCTGGCTCGCGGCTCCATGACTCCGTGGCGTCCACAGAAATCGCGCCAAAGGCGCTTAAATCACGGCCGATACCCAGCGCCACGGCGGTGTACTCTTCGCCCGAGGACTGCAAGCCGCCGTACAGCGACCAGGCGTTGGTCACACCCCAGGAGAAATCACCGGAAACGAAAGTTGGCCCCTGAAGCGTGTGGTTATAACGTGAAGGCGTACCGCCAGAAATGTTGTAGCGTACGTAGCCCGGACGCGTGAGGTAAGGAATATTGGCGGTGTTGACCTGGAAAGTAGAGACGGAACCATCCTGTTCCTCCACCCGCACATCGAGCACGCCGCGTACTGAACTGCGCAAATCCTGAATGTTGAACGGCCCGGCAGGTACGGTCGTTTCGTAAATCACCCGTCCGCTCTGGCTGACCGTGACTTTAGCGTTGGTGCGGGCAATACCATGAATTTCAGGAGCATAACCCTGTAATGCCGGCGGCAGCATCCGCTCGTCGCTGGCGAGGTTGGCCCCGGTGAAGCGCACCGTGTCAAACACCTGTGAGTTGAGGTAGATCTCACCGAGCGTCAGTTTCGCCGCCATCATCGGCAGCGGACGATAGGCGTAAATCTGATTCCATTCGAAATCAAACTGATGGTTCTGGCTGTAATAGCTGGTCTGGTACTCGCCGCGCACGCGCCAGCCGCCGATGTTGGCTCCTGCCTGTCCATAGCCGGAAATCGAACTGTAGTTTTCGTTGTCATTAAACTGGCGAGTTAACTGTCCGTTCAGGCTGTAGTCAAAAATAAGCCCTGCGACCCCTTCGTCCCAGCGTTCAGGCGGCGTCCAGTTAGGATCGTTGTACTTCATCCAGGCCTGGGGCACGGTGATTTCCAGCACCCCGGCGTAGTTGGTTAACTTTGCCCCAGGTAAACTTTGCAGCGAGTAGCAGTTTTCGTAAACCTGAGTAACCTGAAGGCGCGCCTCTTCTTTCAGCGCCAGCTTGTCCAGCAGATCGCCGTTGATGCACGGCAGCGTGCGCTTGCCTTCAGGGGAGTCGATGTAACGAATTTTCTCCTGGCCGACCGGTTGCCCGTTAATACGGATATCCAGCAGGTAATCGCCAGGGGTAATATAGTTATCTGTCGCAAAGCGCGTCAGATCAATTCGAGTACGATCCGCAGCATCCAGGACATCGGTATTAAATTCCACGCTATCTTCAGCCCATGTCGTCGCTGAGTAACAGCAACTCATGACCTGAAGTGCAATGATGGTGATTTTAGTTTTTAATTTAACCGACATGATTTTTCGTCCCGAATAAATCCGTTAAAAACGTCCTGCGTCCCGCCACGCTATTTTTATTGTGTTAGTTGTAGTCCATGAAAAATTGAGCAACCGCAGTGAACTCGCCGGCCTTGATATATTGATCAATCGGCACCAGTGATGCGGAAAATTGTAAATCGTTATCCTTCTCGCTCAGTTCGTATCCCGGCGAGGGTTGGCCAATCGTTAATATTTCCCCCTGACTGTCACGTAAACGGATGCCAAATCCATCGGCTTCACCGTTAATGATTAACGCGGTTGGATCAGATGCCGCAGCACTTCCTAAAAAGGTGACCCTGGCATAAGGATAAAGCGAACCATCGTTGCCTCTTTTCACCATGGAACATCCGATAAGGCGAACCCGGAATGGGCGCGTGATATTCCCTTCATCGTTGCGGTTAATCAGGCTGGCGGAGACTTCGCCGAACTCAACCTCCACGTCGCGTGTGTTAGGATCGATACTGCATGCCGCTTCAATCAGCTCACCGCTCATGGCAAATTTACCCATCGTCACGGTAGAGGGGGCTGCAGCAGACGTAAAGCCGACTAGGGCACACAAATAAAGCGGCAATGTCAGTGCGTTGCTTAATTTCATTCCATCGCTCCCTGGTTCCATTCATACCGATAAATAAGTGCGGGATTTGCTCCCGCACTCAGCACTTCTGCACAATTACTGGTAAGTAATCTCGAAGTTAACCGTTGACTGGAATGCACCAGCCATCACGGTGTTGGCAGCGTTGTCAGCTTTCAGGTAGGCAACAAACGGAATGGTGTTAGTGCCGTTAACCAGCTGAACTGCTGTAGTACCCTGGCCCCAAACCACATCCTGGCTGGCGCTGTCACGCAGGCCGATACCGGCACCGGAAGCTGTACCAGAAGTGAACGCAGCCAGCGTTGCATCACCTGGGTTGATGCTGGTTGGGTTGTAGGCGACAACAGCGGAGGTCGCAACGGTGGTGTCACAGTGCTGCAGTTCGATGTTCTGATGTACGTTACCCGCACGGGCACCGTTAGCCAGTGCAGAAACAGGAACCTGACCAAAATCAACGGTCACCGGGCTGGAACCTGGTGCCAGGCCACATGCGGTATTCACCAGTTCACCCTGGAATTCGATCTGGCCATTTGTCGTGTCAGCTAAAACAGACATAGAACCCAGCGCAGCAGTGAAAGCAACAGCAATAGCAACTTTATTCATTTTCATAACAATTTCCTGTTTGTACCAATATCCTGAGAAATAAAGAGTCATTATGTCGCGATCGTTATTTCGCTTGGTTACTAACAACTCTCTGTTTTGTTCCGGTAACGTCCTGGTATTAATTAACCCTGTATGGTTCAGCATTAATTAGCGCCACTCCCTTGAACTGATTGAAATGCTAGCAAAGGAAAATTTCACCACAAAGCACTACGTTTGCTGTGGAATACATACGCATTGTTAACTCGCAGGAATAAGAACGGCAGATTTATATCTCGCGAAGCGGTGTGAATAATCTTAATAGCGAGAGGGATTTTCCGGGGAAATTAGAAACAGCAGAAAATGAACATTAAGATATTTCATAAAATATAGCTGAAACTGGAAATATTGGAAATTTTTTAATTTAGCTGCGTAATTCCAGACGCACCGCTTCTACATCACATTGAACCAGACACTCACCGCAGCCGTTACAGCGTTCAGTATCCACCATGGGTATTCCCGCGTGGTCAAATGTGCAGGCCAGCTCCGGACAATGCTCGGCGCACTGATGGCATGGCCGGGTTGGATTCAGACAGGCATTACTGAAAACAGGACGTAACGCGGTGTCAAAGCGGCTCTGCGGCCGGAGCGCTTGCGGCTCACAGGCAGCGATACACAAACCGCAGCCATCACAGCTGGCATACTCAATTGCCAACTGGGGAAAACCATCATCGTGCTGCTGCAAAATACCCATCGGGCAAGCCTCAATGCACGCGTTGCACTGCGTACACTGGCGCCGAAATTGCGCATCCGGGAGAGCACCCGGCGGCAAAGGATGAACGGGATGAGAAGACGATGTCTGCGGGGTCGACTGTTTCGCCGCGCTGACAAACGCACGAAACAGCCCACGCCGACTGACGTGTCGGTGGGTCATGAGTTCCTGATAATATTTTTCCGATTTGCCCATCAGAAAAACAGCCGTCTGACTGTCGGCTTCAGCCCCTGCTGGTGCACAACATCCTGTAAATAGCAGGTAGCCACGGCGGCCAGACGGGCATAGAAGGGACTGATGGCGTTATCCTGCAACCGTTCAAGATACCGGTATCCCCACGGGAGCAGGTGCTCAGCGAAAAGCTGATTTGCCGCAGCGTCGTTGCCCGCCTCTAACAGCGCGCTAAAGGCGAGGAGCATCAGGCCGAACTGATCTTCAGGTTCTTTTTGTTGCGTCTCAAAAACCATACCCTGCGCACGTAAAAACTGGCGGTACTCTGCCGTTGTTTCACCCATCAGCAGATTATCTTTTTCCAGATACACGGAGCCCCACGGCGGCACCGGCATTTCACCCTGACCTTCAAACAGGACGGAAAATTGCCAGGCGAACGCGGCCTCATCCGGCACAGGCCAGTCAGCACAAAGGTGCGCTATTTTCTGCACGTCGCGCCAGGGATAAAGCTCTGGCAGCGTTGGCAGACAGTCGAAAAGCGCCTTCACCTCGGGCCTTTGCGGAGAGTAATAAAACAG from Citrobacter sp. RHB25-C09 harbors:
- a CDS encoding ABC transporter; amino-acid sequence: MVRFFIIWGVFSFKNSAETLVAARRYFSRTTLLALRKILRYGHLPLILAVTKGLCALRLVGRPFRLQNAVANENYRCLTGQAGRVNATWIAVRRRLLEEAATWGQNPAVLQQIRGCAAELDAVIAPLHQQKTPYILAPLHTVSDVLAAMVAACVTPGRASVVVSSSAELYNAQTRALGGIALSYCSIHQENRALAGNLMKLVTDVATGQENMVIFPDISPDYTLQAEGALAAKLPCRLFGRSAKLHNGVVRLAGVISAQVVFYHLSYDNGLRIHIHPPVASKQVASALPGIIESTLREHPQDWLLWHSHSLYFINH
- a CDS encoding DsbA family protein codes for the protein MATHFKRITIISYSLFLIVTSSLITVLCYHLFVFNTFSTDDSQTQAFREVSAEQISNSPIKEERSIIEVMSYGCHYCAANEENLAEFSRSLPPGSTFTSIHIASDSNGLAQYAPIFATLEEMGIEKNIRDSAYNTIITRNVNLTEQKALDAWLAKNNIDSAKFNAVRQSAAVKERLSYMAAITDHYAINATPMFIINKRYVVAQDSEFPQFAQRMLQLLKQDK
- a CDS encoding DUF4762 family protein produces the protein MKKLTAIETAHIVGGTCKTCSTSYQNVTIGGVTSCKELTTCKDKHGTTTTMKNADASKCGGIPNRF
- a CDS encoding LuxR C-terminal-related transcriptional regulator — protein: MVYQCFLYDKNFFYSQGIKTVITGVLADRSEIFYSSTDDYFQLIEQLQVKVSDDCCQWILCDLDSLPRERFRALQLMNDFYEHKNKNLVILLSEHNMPLFFALYALLPMAHWLLKSEELEHITPFFHDLFAKRQQKSCFSYSLVNYTRRTLHNGESSHSISGNEWWLMEEIFKGKSLSQISGETNIDVRRLSYIKRHLMKKLNIRNNIALFSAFKGIMP
- a CDS encoding fimbrial protein; this translates as MNRMTIALAILLTTLSSQSAWALGELIGGDLSFKGVVVAYPCSIAPESERVPVDFGNISTKSLYINGKTTPIPFTIKLQDCNPSVLSTVTVTFSGTPNAELADRLQITASAPGNASGVGIGLLEADDTPVRLNIATTPAPINDTILQLNFKAFVEAEPVALANGTLATGPFTATANYTLNYQ
- a CDS encoding fimbrial protein, with the protein product MFALPGAALAVDGEIEPVNGTYDYLINIENHDITSNQPGATVVDEFDLAGMFQGRAYCSQPMSNQPVYFSAQATLTQSGMTAGFLKLNDYMDVKIEIYIGGNLQQYKTVPFENVSNDVNQNYCNVPSTILQNQFASGARGKVTFMITKPIINGVNLRGSEIARLFGRLGPGPMGSTPLSRVTIASGVITVPDKCKINQGTPIVVDFKTIPGTGSRLNGTNYSENVPIHVKCEGGSFAQGALNIKLGIQQANPAFVDGKYLSTQGTVDRSELGIALRDSHGTPVIPNTFYDVPGFANNEGDWNLIAAPVARSATSVIPEGEFHASATIVAEFQ
- a CDS encoding fimbrial protein: MQNPFPYVALLALGVAFQSWADVPAQSQHRAQGHASEDSGIVRFHGSVFASPCVLMTQGRIQDVEMGEISAQRFRQAGDRSEPVRFKVYLKDCLKGASQGRRSIASRTTGNDWRAYSTGEQAVQMSFVGEPDVNNSQLLQTTGSSRGAGVRLLDHGGNALNVGQTHAPWLINPGDSEMNFMASLESTGQHVSAGDFHSLVRLKMEYQ
- a CDS encoding molecular chaperone, with translation MAALVLGTIAGHAQAGVSLDRTRVIITEKDASSSANLSNTSPEIPFLAQSWVEDENGKKITSPLIVLPPLQRINGGQKGIARVTKTAGIEKLPQDRESLFYLNVREIPPKPDKPNTLQLAMQSRIKLFYRPAAVIPKSKSEVWQDQVVFHKNGNQMTAQNPTPYYITILGLSKGAGQKITRFPGIMIAPKSSQQFAVTEGGVGQFSMMYVNDYGGHPELKYRCDGNTCKALPPAQQG
- a CDS encoding fimbria/pilus outer membrane usher protein encodes the protein MSVKLKTKITIIALQVMSCCYSATTWAEDSVEFNTDVLDAADRTRIDLTRFATDNYITPGDYLLDIRINGQPVGQEKIRYIDSPEGKRTLPCINGDLLDKLALKEEARLQVTQVYENCYSLQSLPGAKLTNYAGVLEITVPQAWMKYNDPNWTPPERWDEGVAGLIFDYSLNGQLTRQFNDNENYSSISGYGQAGANIGGWRVRGEYQTSYYSQNHQFDFEWNQIYAYRPLPMMAAKLTLGEIYLNSQVFDTVRFTGANLASDERMLPPALQGYAPEIHGIARTNAKVTVSQSGRVIYETTVPAGPFNIQDLRSSVRGVLDVRVEEQDGSVSTFQVNTANIPYLTRPGYVRYNISGGTPSRYNHTLQGPTFVSGDFSWGVTNAWSLYGGLQSSGEEYTAVALGIGRDLSAFGAISVDATESWSREPDGERLKGTSYKLSYAKTFDDYNSSITFAGYRFSQEDFRTMAQYLDERYQGYDHIGREKELYTITGNKTFWADDPSMATTVFLTWTHQNYWDRRSQDRYGMSMGRSFRIGAISGITANLSAYRTDYKGRKDDSISFSLSVPIGDNKWAGLDVQTNNGRTSPMASYTDNSDYNNLWRIRAGASQDGNVSVDGYYQHRSQLAEINTNASYQQNEYMALSTTLRGGFTATRHGAAMHNSGATINTARVMVDTNGIGGVPLNGEKSRTNRFGIAVVPDVVSYNSFDTRVDVDAMANDIEPSKAISTTTLTEGAIGYQAFGMAKGMKMMGTLRLADGSVPPFGAEIYNADGVSVAMVLEDGQAWLAGVNANETLNVMWGGKQQCKVTIPPGAEGSRPDTLLPCR
- a CDS encoding fimbrial protein, which produces MKLSNALTLPLYLCALVGFTSAAAPSTVTMGKFAMSGELIEAACSIDPNTRDVEVEFGEVSASLINRNDEGNITRPFRVRLIGCSMVKRGNDGSLYPYARVTFLGSAAASDPTALIINGEADGFGIRLRDSQGEILTIGQPSPGYELSEKDNDLQFSASLVPIDQYIKAGEFTAVAQFFMDYN
- a CDS encoding fimbrial protein; translated protein: MKMNKVAIAVAFTAALGSMSVLADTTNGQIEFQGELVNTACGLAPGSSPVTVDFGQVPVSALANGARAGNVHQNIELQHCDTTVATSAVVAYNPTSINPGDATLAAFTSGTASGAGIGLRDSASQDVVWGQGTTAVQLVNGTNTIPFVAYLKADNAANTVMAGAFQSTVNFEITYQ
- the napF gene encoding ferredoxin-type protein NapF; this translates as MTHRHVSRRGLFRAFVSAAKQSTPQTSSSHPVHPLPPGALPDAQFRRQCTQCNACIEACPMGILQQHDDGFPQLAIEYASCDGCGLCIAACEPQALRPQSRFDTALRPVFSNACLNPTRPCHQCAEHCPELACTFDHAGIPMVDTERCNGCGECLVQCDVEAVRLELRS
- a CDS encoding molecular chaperone — translated: MTPSAVLPRIFGALFYYSPQRPEVKALFDCLPTLPELYPWRDVQKIAHLCADWPVPDEAAFAWQFSVLFEGQGEMPVPPWGSVYLEKDNLLMGETTAEYRQFLRAQGMVFETQQKEPEDQFGLMLLAFSALLEAGNDAAANQLFAEHLLPWGYRYLERLQDNAISPFYARLAAVATCYLQDVVHQQGLKPTVRRLFF